One Prunus dulcis chromosome 8, ALMONDv2, whole genome shotgun sequence DNA window includes the following coding sequences:
- the LOC117636499 gene encoding prostaglandin reductase-3-like, whose protein sequence is MELKPGLSALVTGGASGIGKALSLALGAKGIFVTVVDLSEEKGKEVASLVQKTNANFHTSLGFPSALFVKCDVTDTGNIAAAFEKHLATFGGLDICINSAGIINPIPFHKDQTDGTRSWRLTVNLNLIAVIDCTRLAIKTMQAVKKPGVIINMGSAAGLYPLDGDPIYSGSKGGVVQFTRSLVPYKHKGIRINVLCPEFVERTDMGLKAGSKFVSIMGGFVPMEMVVKGAFELITDESKAGSCLWITNRRGMEYWPTPAEEAKYLISQTKRAVTNAPFQAPLNLQLPLSFEKLVVHTLSHNFRNATGVVRTPLRLPIKPDHVLVKVIYAGVNASDVNYSSGRYFSGSNKDLESQLPFDCGFEAVGIIAAVGESVTNLKVGTPAAIMTFGSYAEFMMVPSKHILPVERPDPEVVAMLTSGLTASIALEKAGAGQLESGKVVLVTAAAGGTGQFAVQLAKLARNTVVATCRGEEKAKHLKELGVDRVIDYKAEDIKTVLKKEFPKGVDIIYESVGGDMFDLCLNALAVYGRLIVIGMISQYQGEHGWKPSNYPGLCEKLLAKSQTLAGFFLLQYSHFWQEHLDKLFHLFSMGKLKVSLDPKQFLGVHSVADAVEYLHSGKSVGKVVVCIDPTLSQQTARL, encoded by the exons ATGGAGCTAAAACCTGGCCTTTCAGCTCTGGTCACTGGTGGAGCTTCTGGAATTG GAAAAGCTCTTAGCTTGGCTCTTGGAGCGAAGGGAATATTTGTGACGGTGGTCGATTTATCTGAAGAAAAGGGGAAGGAAGTTGCATCCCTTGTTCAGAAGACGAATGCCAATTTCCATACCAGTTTAGGTTTTCCATCTGCCTTGTTTGTGAAATGCGACGTGACTGATACAG GAAATATAGCTGCTGCGTTTGAGAAACATTTAGCAACATTTGGAGGATTGGATATCTGTATTAACAGTGCAGGCATCATTAATCCCATACCATTCCATAAGGATCAAACTGACGGTACTCGCTCATGGAGACTAACAGTTAACTTGAATCTGATTGCAGTTATTGATTGCACTCGCCTTGCG ATTAAAACCATGCAAGCTGTGAAAAAACCTGGCGTAATTATCAATATGGGTTCTGCTGCAGGTCTTTACCCGCTCGACGGTGATCCAATCTACTCTGGCTCAAAAG GCGGTGTTGTTCAGTTTACTAGATCTCTGGTTCCCTACAAGCATAAAGGGATTCGCATCAATGTGCTTTGTCCTGAA TTTGTTGAAAGAACTGACATGGGCTTAAAGGCGGGTTCTAAATTTGTTAGTATAATGGGCGGCTTTGTCCCTATGGAAATGGTAGTGAAAG GTGCTTTTGAGCTTATTACTGATGAGAGTAAAGCTGGTTCATGCCTATGGATTACCAATCGAAGAGGCATGGAATATTGGCCAACTCCCGCAGAAGAAGCAAAATACTTGATTAGCCAGACAAAAAGAGCTGTGACAAATGCtccattccaagctcctttGAATCTTCAACTTCCACTAAGTTTTGAGAAATT AGTTGTTCACACCTTGAGTCACAATTTTCGTAATGCTACCGGCGTAGTGCGCACACCATTGAGATTACCCATTAAACCAGACCACGTTCTTGTGAAAGTCATATATGCTGGCGTAAATGCTAGTGAT GTAAATTACAGCTCAGGACGTTATTTTAGTGGAAGCAACAAAGATCTTGAATCCCAGCTTCCATTTGATTGTGGTTTTGAG GCTGTGGGGATAATTGCAGCAGTTGGGGAATCTGTCACTAACTTGAAAGTTGGTACTCCAGCTGCAATCATGACTTTTGGAAGTTATGCAGAATTCATGATG GTGCCTTCAAAACACATCCTTCCTGTGGAAAGACCAGATCCAGAAGTTGTCGCTATGCTTACTTCAGGGCTGACTGCATCAATCGCTCTAGAAAAG GCGGGAGCGGGACAACTGGAATCTGGAAAAGTAGTTCttgttactgctgctgctggaGGGACTGGACAATTTGCAGTCCAG CTTGCAAAGCTAGCTCGAAATACTGTGGTTGCAACTTGTCGAGGTGAAGAAAAGGCGAAGCATTTGAAAGAATTGGGGGTGGATCGAGTCATAGACTATAAAGCTGAAGATATCAAGACA GTTCTAAAGAAGGAGTTTCCCAAAGGCGTGGACATTATCTATGAGTCTGTAGGTGGTGACATGTTCGATTTGTGCCTGAATGCTCTTGCGGTTTATGGACGACTCATAGTGATCGGAATGATTTCTCAG TATCAAGGAGAGCATGGGTGGAAGCCATCAAACTACCCAGGACTTTGCGAAAAGCTCTTAGCGAAAAGCCAAACTCTG GCTGGTTTCTTCCTATTGCAATACAGTCACTTCTGGCAAGAACATCTGGATAAACTATTTCATCTTTTCTCTATGGGAAAGCTGAAG GTTTCTTTAGACCCAAAACAATTTTTGGGTGTACATTCTGTTGCGGATGCCGTGGAATATCTCCATTCTGGTAAAAGTGTAGGAAAG GTTGTTGTTTGCATTGATCCTACCCTTAGCCAACAAACGGCAAGATTATGA
- the LOC117637514 gene encoding ycf20-like protein — translation MAHSLSLVCTGLHKFGLSPQNRVSHGKYGVFTLRPSPGFLRVRAVQETGGSRRLVDIIRNVPELSRNYFRSPSRRALFGGISLLGGFYVAQTISLSFGALGVNDVIASVVCVLLTEYVTKFYYSRPKVTFPVALLNNFKMGFTYGLFIDAFKLAS, via the coding sequence ATGGCACATTCCTTGAGTTTGGTCTGTACAGGCCTCCATAAATTTGGATTGAGTCCTCAAAACAGAGTTTCACATGGGAAATATGGAGTTTTTACTTTGAGACCCTCGCCAGGGTTTCTTCGTGTTCGGGCAGTGCAGGAGACTGGAGGGTCTCGGAGACTAGTTGATATCATCAGAAATGTGCCAGAGCTCTCAAGGAACTATTTTCGAAGTCCATCTCGGAGGGCTCTCTTTGGGGGAATCTCTTTGTTGGGTGGCTTTTATGTTGCACAAACGATATCTCTTTCATTTGGAGCTTTAGGAGTCAACGACGTTATTGCTTCAGTAGTGTGTGTTCTCCTGACAGAGTATGTGACCAAATTTTATTACAGTCGACCAAAAGTAACATTCCCTGTTGCTCTTCTCAACAACTTCAAAATGGGATTCACTTATGGTTTGTTCATCGATGCTTTTAAGCTTGCCAGTTAA